The stretch of DNA TTTTATAAAAGGAGGTAAATAAAATGAAAAAACAAAAATTAATACTCGCGATAGTTCTGATAGCAATTCTTCTCTCTTCTGTGGTTTCTTTTTCATCAGCAGAGGCAAAAAAACTCTACATACCTTTAATTTCAAAGGGATTCCAACACCAATTCTGGCTGGCAGTTAAGGCCGGGGCTGAACAAGCTGCCAAAGACTTTGATGTAACCATCACCTTTGAAGGACCCGAGAGCGAGGCTATGGTGGATAAGCAAATGGATATGCTTCAGGTCGCTATTGACAAGAATCCTGACGCAATTTGCTTTGCCGCCGTTGACTCCAAAGCTGCCATTCCTCTGCTTGAGCAGACCAAGGAAAAAGGTATCCCCGTGATCGGTTTTGACTCCGGAGTTGACAGTGACATCCCACTGAGTACAGCAGCTACCGATAATATTGGTGCGGCTGCATTGGCAGCCGATAAAATGGCAGAACTTATCGGCGGAGCCGGACAAGTGGCAATTATTGCACATGACCAGACCAGCCGAACCGGTATCGATCGTGTCAAGGGCTTTACCGACAGAGTTGCCGAAAAATATCCAAACATCACCATTGTAGCTACCCAGTATGGCGGTGGGGATCATCTGAAATCGACAGACCTGGCCAAAGCTATCATTCAGGGCAACCCCAATCTTAAGGGTTTCTTTGGCGCTAACGAGGGTTCGATCATTGGTGTCTTAAATGCCGTACAAGAATTGGGAATGAAGGGCAAGCTGGTGGTTATCGGTTATGACTCCGGTCAACAACAGATGGAAGCCATCCGATCCGGTCTTCTGGCTGGCGCAATCACCCAGGACCCCATCGGTATTGGCTACAAGTGTGTTGAAGCTGCAGTGAAAGCCATTAAAGGTGAAACACTGCCTAAGTTCATCGACACCGGTTTCCACTGGTATGACAGCACCAACATTGATGACCCGGCGATTGCAGCGCTGCTTTATAAATAGAAACACCTTAGCAAAAACTAATAAATTAAAATAGTATAATAATAATGAGAGGCTGTCCAAAAAGATATGAGCAGCCTCTCATAATATAAATAGCTGTTTATCTGCTTATCAATAAAATTGATCATTTATTTTCATGAACTTGTATGTGACCAAAGTGAAATTTTTAATGATGAGGATGACCCATGGATGATCTACTGCTCTTGATGGAGGGGATTGATAAATCTTTTCCTGGCGTAGATGCCCTTAAAAAATGCCGGTTTGAATTAAAGGCCGGAGAAGTGCATGCCCTGGTCGGGGAAAATGGCGCCGGAAAATCCACTTTAATGAAAGTGGTTGCCGGCGTATATTCGAAAGACGCCGGGCGGATTTTTTATAAGGGCAATGAAGTGCATATTCCTAACCCCCGGGCGGCACAGCGTCTGGGGATTAGTATGGTTCACCAGGAACTTAACCTGATGCGCCACCTGACCGCAGCTCAAAATATTTTCATCGGCCGCGAACCGGTTCGGGGAGCACGGATTATACTGGATGAAAATACCTTAAATGACAAAGCTCAGGAAATCTTCGACATGCTGCATCTGAAGCTGAATCCCCGCACCAAAGTTGCGGATATGAGTGTTGCCAAGCAGCAAATGGTTGAAATTGCCAAAGCTCTTTCTTTTCATTCCGATGTACTGATTCTGGACGAACCTACGGCGGCATTAGCTTCTGTGGAAATTATAGAACTGTTCCGTATCATTCGCCAGCTTCGTGATAAGGGTGTGGGAATTATCTATATATCTCACCGACTGGAAGAACTCAAACAGATTTCTGACCGCATTACGGTGATGCGTGATGGCTTGTATGTGGATACGGTTCCAACACAAGGGGTCGAAATTGACCAGATCATCAAAATGATGGTAGGCCGCGTCATTTACG from Candidatus Atribacteria bacterium encodes:
- a CDS encoding BMP family ABC transporter substrate-binding protein, with product MKKQKLILAIVLIAILLSSVVSFSSAEAKKLYIPLISKGFQHQFWLAVKAGAEQAAKDFDVTITFEGPESEAMVDKQMDMLQVAIDKNPDAICFAAVDSKAAIPLLEQTKEKGIPVIGFDSGVDSDIPLSTAATDNIGAAALAADKMAELIGGAGQVAIIAHDQTSRTGIDRVKGFTDRVAEKYPNITIVATQYGGGDHLKSTDLAKAIIQGNPNLKGFFGANEGSIIGVLNAVQELGMKGKLVVIGYDSGQQQMEAIRSGLLAGAITQDPIGIGYKCVEAAVKAIKGETLPKFIDTGFHWYDSTNIDDPAIAALLYK